One stretch of Punica granatum isolate Tunisia-2019 chromosome 5, ASM765513v2, whole genome shotgun sequence DNA includes these proteins:
- the LOC116207768 gene encoding eukaryotic translation initiation factor 3 subunit E isoform X2 has protein sequence MAQYDLTPRIAPNLDRHLVFPLLEFLQERQLYPDEEILKAKIELLSKTNMVDYAMDIHKSLYHTEEVPQDMVERRAEVVARLKALEEAAAPLVAFLQNPNAVQELRADKHYNLQMLNDRYQIGPQQIEALYQYAKFQFECGNYSGAADYLYQYRALCTNSERSLSALWGKFAAEILMPNWDTALEELNRLKEIIDSKSFASPMNQVQSRIWLMHWSLYIFFNNDNGRTQIIDLFNQDKYINAIQTSAPHLLRYLATAFIVNKRRRTQFKDFIKVIQQEQHSYKDPITEFLACVYVNYDFDGAQKKMRECEEVILNDPFLGKRVEDGNFSTVPLRDEFLENARLFIFETYCRIHRRIDMGVLAEKLNLNYEEAERWIVNLIRGSKLDAKIDSKSGTVLMEPNHLNVYEQLIDHTKALSGRTYKLVGQVLEHGQTQATR, from the exons ATGGCGCAATACGACCTGACGCCGCGCATCGCTCCGAACCTGGACAGACACCTGGTGTTTCCGCTGCTGGAGTTCCTGCAGGAGAGGCAGCTTTACCCCGATGAGGAGATCCTCAAGGCGAAGATCGAGCTACTCAGCAAAACCAACATGGTTGACTACGCCATGGACATCCACAAGAGCCTCTACCACACCGAAGAAGTCCCCCAAG ATATGGTGGAGAGGAGAGCCGAGGTCGTGGCCCGGCTCAAGGCACTGGAGGAGGCGGCAGCTCCTCTTGTGGCCTTCTTGCAGAACCCAAATGCCGTTCAGGAGCTGCGAGCTGATAAGCACTACAATCTCCAGATGCTCAATGACCGCTATCAG ATTGGTCCGCAGCAGATTGAGGCGTTGTATCAGTACGCCAAATTCCAGTTCGAGTGCGGTAACTACTCGGGTGCTGCTGACTATCTCTACCAGTACAGGGCCTTGTGCACAAACAGTGAACGGAGTTTGAGTGCACTCTGGGGGAAATTTGCTGCTGAGATTTTGATGCCGAACTGGGATACTGCTCTTGAGGAACTTAATCGGTTGAAGGAAATTATTGATTCGAAG AGTTTTGCGTCACCCATGAACCAAGTCCAGAGCCGGATATGGTTAATGCACTGGAGTCTCTACATATTCTTTAACAATGACAATGGGAGGACACAGATCATTGACCTATTTAATCAGGATAA GTACATAAATGCGATCCAGACAAGTGCTCCACATCTCCTCCGTTACCTTGCCACTGCATTCATTGTTAACAAGAGGAGGAGGACTCAATTCAAAGATTTTATAAAGGTCATACAGCAGGAGCAGCATTCTTACAAAGATCCCATTACAGAGTTTCTTGCCTGCGTCTATGTCAACTATGACTTTGATGGAgcacaaaagaaaatgaggGAGTGTGAGGAA GTGATTTTGAATGATCCTTTCCTCGGAAAACGAGTTGAGGATGGCAACTTCTCGACTGTTCCATTGAGAGATGAGTTTCTTGAAAATGCCCGTCTCTTTATTTTTGAGACTTACTGCAGAATTCACCGCCGCATTGACATGGG AGTACTTGCTGAAAAATTGAATCTGAACTATGAGGAGGCTGAGAGATGGATTGTGAATCTCATCCGAGGCTCAAAACTGGATGCCAAGATAGATTCAAAGTCAGGAACCGTTCTCATGGAACCGAATCACCTCAACGT GTATGAACAGTTGATAGACCACACCAAGGCTCTCTCCGGACGTACCTACAAACTAGTCGGTCAAGTATTGGAGCATGGACAGACGCAAGCCACCCGATAA
- the LOC116207768 gene encoding eukaryotic translation initiation factor 3 subunit E isoform X1, translated as MAQYDLTPRIAPNLDRHLVFPLLEFLQERQLYPDEEILKAKIELLSKTNMVDYAMDIHKSLYHTEEVPQDMVERRAEVVARLKALEEAAAPLVAFLQNPNAVQELRADKHYNLQMLNDRYQIGPQQIEALYQYAKFQFECGNYSGAADYLYQYRALCTNSERSLSALWGKFAAEILMPNWDTALEELNRLKEIIDSKQSFASPMNQVQSRIWLMHWSLYIFFNNDNGRTQIIDLFNQDKYINAIQTSAPHLLRYLATAFIVNKRRRTQFKDFIKVIQQEQHSYKDPITEFLACVYVNYDFDGAQKKMRECEEVILNDPFLGKRVEDGNFSTVPLRDEFLENARLFIFETYCRIHRRIDMGVLAEKLNLNYEEAERWIVNLIRGSKLDAKIDSKSGTVLMEPNHLNVYEQLIDHTKALSGRTYKLVGQVLEHGQTQATR; from the exons ATGGCGCAATACGACCTGACGCCGCGCATCGCTCCGAACCTGGACAGACACCTGGTGTTTCCGCTGCTGGAGTTCCTGCAGGAGAGGCAGCTTTACCCCGATGAGGAGATCCTCAAGGCGAAGATCGAGCTACTCAGCAAAACCAACATGGTTGACTACGCCATGGACATCCACAAGAGCCTCTACCACACCGAAGAAGTCCCCCAAG ATATGGTGGAGAGGAGAGCCGAGGTCGTGGCCCGGCTCAAGGCACTGGAGGAGGCGGCAGCTCCTCTTGTGGCCTTCTTGCAGAACCCAAATGCCGTTCAGGAGCTGCGAGCTGATAAGCACTACAATCTCCAGATGCTCAATGACCGCTATCAG ATTGGTCCGCAGCAGATTGAGGCGTTGTATCAGTACGCCAAATTCCAGTTCGAGTGCGGTAACTACTCGGGTGCTGCTGACTATCTCTACCAGTACAGGGCCTTGTGCACAAACAGTGAACGGAGTTTGAGTGCACTCTGGGGGAAATTTGCTGCTGAGATTTTGATGCCGAACTGGGATACTGCTCTTGAGGAACTTAATCGGTTGAAGGAAATTATTGATTCGAAG CAGAGTTTTGCGTCACCCATGAACCAAGTCCAGAGCCGGATATGGTTAATGCACTGGAGTCTCTACATATTCTTTAACAATGACAATGGGAGGACACAGATCATTGACCTATTTAATCAGGATAA GTACATAAATGCGATCCAGACAAGTGCTCCACATCTCCTCCGTTACCTTGCCACTGCATTCATTGTTAACAAGAGGAGGAGGACTCAATTCAAAGATTTTATAAAGGTCATACAGCAGGAGCAGCATTCTTACAAAGATCCCATTACAGAGTTTCTTGCCTGCGTCTATGTCAACTATGACTTTGATGGAgcacaaaagaaaatgaggGAGTGTGAGGAA GTGATTTTGAATGATCCTTTCCTCGGAAAACGAGTTGAGGATGGCAACTTCTCGACTGTTCCATTGAGAGATGAGTTTCTTGAAAATGCCCGTCTCTTTATTTTTGAGACTTACTGCAGAATTCACCGCCGCATTGACATGGG AGTACTTGCTGAAAAATTGAATCTGAACTATGAGGAGGCTGAGAGATGGATTGTGAATCTCATCCGAGGCTCAAAACTGGATGCCAAGATAGATTCAAAGTCAGGAACCGTTCTCATGGAACCGAATCACCTCAACGT GTATGAACAGTTGATAGACCACACCAAGGCTCTCTCCGGACGTACCTACAAACTAGTCGGTCAAGTATTGGAGCATGGACAGACGCAAGCCACCCGATAA